From a single Apium graveolens cultivar Ventura chromosome 2, ASM990537v1, whole genome shotgun sequence genomic region:
- the LOC141707659 gene encoding actin-depolymerizing factor isoform X2 yields MSLRFRRANASSGMGVADQCKDTFLELQRKKVHRYVIFMIDEKKNEVVVEKTGGPAESYDDFTSALPENDCRYAVYDYDYVTSENCQKSKIFFMAWSPATSRIRSKMLYATSKERFRREMDGVHYEIQATDPTEMDLEVLKDRAN; encoded by the exons ATGTCCCTCAGATTCAGACGG GCAAATGCCTCCTCGGGCATGGGTGTTGCAGATCAGTGCAAAGATACATTTTTGGAGTTGCAGAGGAAGAAGGTTCATAGGTATGTCATTTTTATGATTGATGAGAAGAAGAATGAAGTGGTTGTTGAGAAGACCGGTGGGCCAGCTGAAAGTTATGATGATTTCACTTCTGCCTTGCCGGAGAATGATTGCCGTTACGCTGTCTATGACTATGATTATGTGACCTCTGAGAATTGTCAAAAGAGCAAGATATTTTTCATGGCATg GTCTCCGGCCACCTCTCGCATTCGTTCCAAGATGCTGTATGCTACATCCAAAGAAAGGTTTAGAAGGGAGATGGACGGTGTTCACTATGAAATACAAGCTACTGATCCTACGGAGATGGATCTTGAAgtactcaaagacagagcaaaCTGA
- the LOC141707659 gene encoding actin-depolymerizing factor isoform X1: MSLRFRRYLDYFQANASSGMGVADQCKDTFLELQRKKVHRYVIFMIDEKKNEVVVEKTGGPAESYDDFTSALPENDCRYAVYDYDYVTSENCQKSKIFFMAWSPATSRIRSKMLYATSKERFRREMDGVHYEIQATDPTEMDLEVLKDRAN; the protein is encoded by the exons ATGTCCCTCAGATTCAGACGG TATCTGGACTATTTCCAGGCAAATGCCTCCTCGGGCATGGGTGTTGCAGATCAGTGCAAAGATACATTTTTGGAGTTGCAGAGGAAGAAGGTTCATAGGTATGTCATTTTTATGATTGATGAGAAGAAGAATGAAGTGGTTGTTGAGAAGACCGGTGGGCCAGCTGAAAGTTATGATGATTTCACTTCTGCCTTGCCGGAGAATGATTGCCGTTACGCTGTCTATGACTATGATTATGTGACCTCTGAGAATTGTCAAAAGAGCAAGATATTTTTCATGGCATg GTCTCCGGCCACCTCTCGCATTCGTTCCAAGATGCTGTATGCTACATCCAAAGAAAGGTTTAGAAGGGAGATGGACGGTGTTCACTATGAAATACAAGCTACTGATCCTACGGAGATGGATCTTGAAgtactcaaagacagagcaaaCTGA